TGGGATCCTTGAACAGCAACACTGTCGTGTCATCGCCCACGCCATGCGCTGATACATCATCAAGCCACGGCACCAGATCCTTGGAGAGCTGGCTCATATCTTGCGTCAAAGCCAGCTCAAGCAAATGGCGCACCGTATCCATGAATTGCGTGCCGCCGGTGAAGGATTTTGAAAGCCCATCGGTGGCGAGTAACACGAAGGCAGGCTTTGCCAGCGGATCGGGTGAGACATGCAGTGCCAGCCTGAAATGACTTTCCGCATCATCCTGGCACAGCGAATAAGTCTGCTGCCCTTCAAGGCCCTCATCATCCGGCAGGGGCTTGCCCAGCTTGCCGTCAGCACTTGCCGCAACCAGATCGCCATCTCCGACCTGAGCATAAAAGGCAAAGCCGGGTCCGATGCAGAAGCTCAAGCAAGTTGCACCATAAGGAATGAAAATGTCGCCTTTCGCCAGTGGCTCTTTCTTCACATCTGCCCGCACCAGCTTGCGCCACTGCGCAACGAGCTCTTGCGGAAATGTCTTGAACGTAGCTTCAAACTTCTGCCGGTCTTTAACATCCAGCTGGTCCTTCGCAGTCAAAGCGGCAAAGGCCAGACGCGCCGCCTCCACGGCAAAGCGTGAACCGCGGTCACTGCGGAAATGTGGTGTAGCCCCGTGGCCATCCGACACGGTAAGCACCTGCCATGCGCCAACTGGCGCAGCGCCATGGAAATCCTGATTGGGTTGCTGCCGCAGCTTGTGGGCCGCACCCTGCACGCTGGCGCCAGCGATGAGCGCCTTGCTCATGAGGCCTTGCCCGCCACATTGGAAATCACCCCATGCACCTGCCCGAAGCCGATATTGAGCCCATCGAGAATGCGCACCGTCTTGCCGGGTGCCACAGAGAAATTCTTCCCGTCTAGTCCGCGCACATCCCAACTGGCAGTATTCATGTTCTGCAAGCCGATCATTGTCGGGTCTTTCGGATTGCTCTGCACGCTGGCAATCACTTGCGCCGCGGGGTCCACATAGCCCGCTGCCATTTGATATTCGAGAATCTTGCGGCGCAGTTTCAGCAGCAGCGGGTCGCGCCGCGCAGTGAGAAGCGGCGGCAAAGCCATCACCGTCTGGCACACCACGCAATGCGAACCGCTTTCCAGCAGCTTCAAGTCAGCGCCATGTTCAAAGCCGCATTTGGGACAGGCCACCACCGCTTCGCCCAATTGATCCAGCGCGCTGCGCCATTCGCTTTCCAGCGGGCGTGATTGCGGCTGCATCAATCCGGTGGTGAAGACGCGGATGAACAATTGTTTCAACACTTCAGGCATCGCCTTCCAGCGCGCCATGATCCAGTCATGCGTGCCAGTAACGGGTCCGTTGGAGGAATCCTTGGGATCAAACACAAAGCGCGGCTGCGTGCCATAAAGCGCCATCTCGGCGGCAGGTGTCATCATCGCAATGCTGGCCTCGGCCTTTCCGTCCAGGGGGTGCCAGTTCAAGATCATGTAGAAGAACAAAACCGCCATCGAATAGAGATCGGTCTTGGTGGAGGGCAGCGCCTCGCGCCGCAGCACTTCCGGCGCCATGAATTTGCGCGTGCCATAAACCCCGCCCAGCTCACCATCGACAGAAATATTATCGGCATCACAAATCTGGATGCTGCCACGCTCTGGCTCAAGAAAGAACCCGCCGAGATTGATGTCCTGGTAGCAATAGCCAGTGGCATGCAGCTTCTGGAAACTGGTGGCGATGTTGAGGCAGGCCGCCACCCGCGCCGTGAGGCTGGGATTGATCCGCTCCTTGCCGTTTTCGAACATCAGCTTGAGGGGTCGCCGGTCCGGGCTGATCAGCGGCATGATATAGCCAAAACTACCGGAGCCATCGACCTCAGCCAGATCCATCGGCCACACAAAGCTGCCATCAGGCGCGCCTTGTTGCACCATGCGGGTGATGCGCTGGCGCAAATTCACATCTGCGACCGCCACGTGGGGATGATACCATTTCAGCGCCAGCTTGCGGCCATCAAGGTCAGCTTCATAAACGCTGCCCTGACCGCCGCTTCCCACCACCTGGCCAATAAAACCGCTGCCACCGGATTTAAGGCGAAACGCCTGCCCGCGCGCAAAGCTGCCTGCTTTTGAGTTCATTCTTGCAGCCTGTGATCAACCTGATTGCGCCAGCATCCCATACGATTATATGTAAAATCAACAAATTCAGCCTAGCCCGTCAAGAGTGCACTCCATGCCATCTGCCGCAACCCCTGCCCACATGCCCCTGCCGCGCCTGGCAATTAATATCGGCATTTCCGGCCACCGGCCCAACAAACTGGACAAGGCGGGACACAATCTGGTCGCCCAGAAATTTTCGGACCTCGCTGCCATGATTGATGCGGAAGTGCGTACCATTACAAAGGGTGACGAAGGCCGCTTCTATGACGGTGCGGCCCCATTGATCCGCATGGTCACTGGTCTTGCCGAAGGTTCTGACCGTTTGGTCCTCGCCCATATGCCAGAGAGCTGGCAGTTCGAAGCTGTTCTGCCATTACCGCGCGAGGACTATGCGAAAGATTTCAAAGGTGCAGCACGCACTGAATTCACCGCACTTTTGAAGAAGGCCGTATCCGTCACCGAACTTTCCTCAGGCGGGCGCGAACGCAACGAATCCTATGCCGCACAGGGTGAGTTCCTGATCCGTCAGGTGGATCTTCTGGTGGCGATCTGGGACGGCAAGCAGGCCGATGGCAAGGGTGGCACTGGCGAAATTGTCAGCAAGGCGCTCGACGCCGGCGTCGCTGTGATCTGGATCAACCCGAAACCGGGTGAAGCGCCGCAACTTCTGTCGCGCGTCGATGGAGCGCATAAAGGCGTAGCACTCGGGCAGGCTGAATTGCGTAACGTGCTGCACCACATTCTCGCTGCGCCCAGCCATCACGCGCCCGCTGGTCACGACGAACACCACGCGCCCGCAACACCTTCCCCTACCAGCTTTCTCAGCAAGTCCTGGCCCAGCGCTCTCTATCTGCCCTTCGCCTACACGCTGCTGCGCGCGCTAAGTGGTGCCGGAAAATTCGCACTGCCTGTCCGATACAGCAGCTTGGCCGAACTGCTGGGTTCCTGGTCACCCTTCTTTAATGCGGTGAAACCCGCAGATAACCAGTTGTCGAAAGATTTGACTTCTGGCCTTCTGCCACGCTCCATCTGGGCCGATGCATTGGCCTGGTATTACGGCCAGCTGTACCGCAGCGCCTATGTCAGCATTTTCATTCTGGCTTCCATCTCAGTGCCCATCGGCCTGTGCTATCTGTTCTTCCTGTCATCGCCGGAAGTGCTCAGCATCAAGGCCGCCTTCGTGGTGATTGAACTGTTGATCATCTCCACCGTGATCATCGTGGTCCGCCGCGGCGTGCGTGCCAACTGGCATGGCGCCTGGCTGCAGACACGAAAACTCTCTGAGCTGCTGCGCCTCGGCCGCAATCTCGCTTATGTCGGATCATCGCGCAGCTTTGTTCTGCCGCCCGGGCCGCATGAAAATGAGGATTTGGCCAATTGGTATGTGCGCGCCACCTTCCGTGAAACCGGCTTGCCGCATGCGGTGCTCGGTGCGGATTATCTGAAGATCGTTCTGTCCGGCGTGAATGAAACTGAAATCATCCAGCAGCGCGCCTATCACAAATTCAATGCGGCAAATCTGCACAAGATCCACCATTTTCTACATCGCGGCGGCGATCTCTGTTTCATGGCCACTATCGGCTTCTTGCTGTTTTATCTCGCTATCTGGGGCATTGATTCCATACCCTTCATTTCCGCTGCCATGGCAGAAACCCATGAAGCCGCGGGCGAGGCTCATGCCGAAGGCGGCCTCATTCACGAAGCGCTGGAATATGTGATCAAGCCCATCGTCTCGATTGCAGCAGCAGGCCTTCCCGCAATGGGTGCAGGCCTCACCGGTATTCGTGAGCAGGGTGATTTTGAGGGCTTCGCCGCGCGCAGCAGCGCCACCTATCAACAGCTGTCAGGGATTGAAACCAGGATCAGCAAGGCGCTTCAGGAGCCGGAACGCTTGGACCTTTCAAAGGCGCAATCCATTCTGCTCGCCGCCACCGAAGTGATGGCCAAGGATGTGACCGCCTGGCACCAGCAGTTTTCAGCGAAGCGCCTCAGCCTTCCGGCGTGAGTCTGCCTTGAGCCGGCATCTCTACGATTTCGACAGCCACATGGCCTTCATTGCGTAAGCGCTGGGCGATGTCTTCAGCCGCCTCGCGCGTATCCGCCTCAAGCGTCAGGGTCGCTCCGCTTTTTTCGATTACCCGGATTTCAAAGATCAATGCGGCCATTTTGCATTTCCCATCCGGGTCACCGGGCGATGGTTGATGATCGTCACATCACGATAGCCATCCAAAGCCAGGCGGTCTGCCGCTTCTTCAGCCTGCTTGCGCACGTCTGCCTCAAACGTGGCCTTTTCGCCATTCTTGTCGAGTGCCGTCACCTCAAAGTTGACTTGTGCCATGGGACCTCCCTGCATTTTCGGATTCAGAAAATGCAAGTCACACCAAGGCGAACTGTTCCACCCGACTGAAATTTTAGGTGAGAAGGGCCCGCAAGGTGCTGATCACCTTGTGCGGGCTGTAAGGCTTTGGAAGAAAAACGCTTCCCAGCGGCAGTTCCAGATCCTTGAACCGGTTGATGCCGGAGGTCACCACCAACTTCACCGGCGGCCATCTGTCCTTGACGAAATGCGAAAGCTTCATGCCATCCATCGATCCCGGCATGTTCACATCGGTGAACACCGCCATGATGTTGGCGTGCCGTTCGAGCAGCGCAATCGCTGCATCGGCATGCGAGGCCTCATAGACCACAAATCCGGCCGAGCGGAGCTCTTCCGCAATGTCCCACAGGATCAATGCTTCATCTTCCACCACCAGCACGGCTGGCCCCTGATCGGAACCTGAATGCTTTGTTTCTGCAGAGAAACTCACTGTGACATAACCCATGGTGCTTCTAGAACACACGAGACGCCCTTTGGTTCATAGCGCAATTCGAAGTTTCCGCCGAAATCGGCACCGAGCACTTTTTCAATCAGCACGCTTCCGAAACCCCTCTTGTCCGGCACGACCACTTGCGGGCCATCCACTTCCTGCCACGCCCATCTTAGGCTGGGTTGGCCGGTTTCGCGATCATATTTCAGGTCCCAGTTAATACTGACCCTGCCTTGGCTGGATGACAAGGCCCCGTATTTGACAGCATTGGTCCCCAATTCATTGACCAGAAGGCCCATGGCAATCGCCATTTTCGGGGTAATCGGCAGCGGCGGGCCAGAAATCGAAAAGCGTTCCCGTTCAAAGGGTTCAATGCCCTTTTGTACCACGTCCAGCAGCGATGTATCGCTCCAGCGCGCCTGGTTCAGAATGTCGTGCACCGCCCCCAGCGCCTCAAGCCGCGATTTGAAAGCCTTGCGCGCCGTATCCAGATCAGTGTCGCGCATGGTGCGGGTGGCGATGGAGCCCACCATGGCCAGGATATTCTTGATTCGGTGTTCCAGCTCATGCGCCAGGGTGCTCATCCGCCCCTCGGCTTCCTTGCGCTCGGTAATGTCCTGCATCACGCCAAACATCGTCACCGGCTTGCCATCATCGAACACGAATTCGACACTGCGTGACACCCAGCGCATCTTCGTCTCGCCCGGGCGCCTGATGCGGTATTCAACATGCGGCACGGCGGTGCCGGCTCGTCGGGTCTCTGGGTTGGAGCGGATATGCGCATCTTCCGGCACCACAAGCGCCTCCAGCACGCTGATGTGATGGCTGGGCTGCACCGGCAGGCCCCAGATTTTCCAGAGCTGCTCTGACCCCATCACCGTGCCGGTTTCAATATCCAGCTCCAGCGAGCCGATGCCCGCGGCATTCTGCGATTGCTTGAACCTTGTTTCACTCTTTAACAATTGCTGAGAAATGGTTTTCTGATCGTCGATATCGGTATTGGTGCCCACCCATTGCAGCACATTGCCCTCTGCATCCTGGATCGGCACAGCCCGCGCAATATACCAGCGATAGGCACCGTCACGCCGCAGCAGCCTGAACTCGGTTTCGTAAGGGGTCCGGTTTTCATTGGCCTCGCGCCACCGCCCGGCCGCCTCGGCCAAGTCTTCGGGATGAACGAGGCTGGCCCATTTGTCCCCGTCGAGTTCACCGGGGAACGAACCTGAATATTCATAAACGCGCGGATTGAACCAATCGAGAAGCCCGTCTGGACCCGCTGTCCAAACGTGATTGGGCAATGCTTCAGCCAGGGTGCGGAAACGGTCAGCATTTTGCTTCGAAGCTTGCTCGGCCGCCACCCGCTCGGTCACATCCACGCCCTGCGCCAGAATGCCGATCACCTCGCCATCCGGATTGCGGATCGGATGGTAGATCAGATCGATGACGCGTTCTTCTTTCTCGGCCTGTGGCCGTTGCAGATCAACTTTGAGACCCAGGCCCACAAAGGGTTCGCCGGTTTTGTAAACCTGATCCAGAAGTTCAAAGAAGCCTTGGCCTTCCAGATCCGGAAACGCCTCCCGCACTGTTTGACCGATCAGATCCCGCTGCCCGACCAATTGCCGGTAGCCCGCATTGGCAAGTTCGAAAATATGGCTGGGCCCGTGCAGCATGGCCATGAATCCTGGCGACTGCTCGAACATCTGGATCTGGCGTTCGCGTTCGCTCCTGTGCCACCGCTCAGCCATCATCTTGCCGGTGGTTTCTACCACGATGGCCATCACGCCAGCGGGCTTACCGGATTCATCGAGCACCGGAGAATAGTCCAGATTCATCCAGGCCTTTCGTGATCGTCCATCACGGTTGAGGTCCAGCGCCTGATCCTCGAATGAC
This Aestuariivirga litoralis DNA region includes the following protein-coding sequences:
- a CDS encoding PP2C family serine/threonine-protein phosphatase — protein: MSKALIAGASVQGAAHKLRQQPNQDFHGAAPVGAWQVLTVSDGHGATPHFRSDRGSRFAVEAARLAFAALTAKDQLDVKDRQKFEATFKTFPQELVAQWRKLVRADVKKEPLAKGDIFIPYGATCLSFCIGPGFAFYAQVGDGDLVAASADGKLGKPLPDDEGLEGQQTYSLCQDDAESHFRLALHVSPDPLAKPAFVLLATDGLSKSFTGGTQFMDTVRHLLELALTQDMSQLSKDLVPWLDDVSAHGVGDDTTVLLFKDPNQDAALQVGLVRRKNLAGNLKRFLRLQ
- a CDS encoding protein kinase domain-containing protein, whose translation is MNSKAGSFARGQAFRLKSGGSGFIGQVVGSGGQGSVYEADLDGRKLALKWYHPHVAVADVNLRQRITRMVQQGAPDGSFVWPMDLAEVDGSGSFGYIMPLISPDRRPLKLMFENGKERINPSLTARVAACLNIATSFQKLHATGYCYQDINLGGFFLEPERGSIQICDADNISVDGELGGVYGTRKFMAPEVLRREALPSTKTDLYSMAVLFFYMILNWHPLDGKAEASIAMMTPAAEMALYGTQPRFVFDPKDSSNGPVTGTHDWIMARWKAMPEVLKQLFIRVFTTGLMQPQSRPLESEWRSALDQLGEAVVACPKCGFEHGADLKLLESGSHCVVCQTVMALPPLLTARRDPLLLKLRRKILEYQMAAGYVDPAAQVIASVQSNPKDPTMIGLQNMNTASWDVRGLDGKNFSVAPGKTVRILDGLNIGFGQVHGVISNVAGKAS
- a CDS encoding response regulator yields the protein MGYVTVSFSAETKHSGSDQGPAVLVVEDEALILWDIAEELRSAGFVVYEASHADAAIALLERHANIMAVFTDVNMPGSMDGMKLSHFVKDRWPPVKLVVTSGINRFKDLELPLGSVFLPKPYSPHKVISTLRALLT
- a CDS encoding PAS domain S-box protein encodes the protein MGDGLMETLPRHAFLAGGGEMADRIARFDWSRSALGPIEQWGLPLKTIVAFMLRSPVAMVLLWGPQGRMIYNDAYAVFAGSRHPQLLGSKVLEGWPEVAEFNAHVMDVVLHQGGTLSFEDQALDLNRDGRSRKAWMNLDYSPVLDESGKPAGVMAIVVETTGKMMAERWHRSERERQIQMFEQSPGFMAMLHGPSHIFELANAGYRQLVGQRDLIGQTVREAFPDLEGQGFFELLDQVYKTGEPFVGLGLKVDLQRPQAEKEERVIDLIYHPIRNPDGEVIGILAQGVDVTERVAAEQASKQNADRFRTLAEALPNHVWTAGPDGLLDWFNPRVYEYSGSFPGELDGDKWASLVHPEDLAEAAGRWREANENRTPYETEFRLLRRDGAYRWYIARAVPIQDAEGNVLQWVGTNTDIDDQKTISQQLLKSETRFKQSQNAAGIGSLELDIETGTVMGSEQLWKIWGLPVQPSHHISVLEALVVPEDAHIRSNPETRRAGTAVPHVEYRIRRPGETKMRWVSRSVEFVFDDGKPVTMFGVMQDITERKEAEGRMSTLAHELEHRIKNILAMVGSIATRTMRDTDLDTARKAFKSRLEALGAVHDILNQARWSDTSLLDVVQKGIEPFERERFSISGPPLPITPKMAIAMGLLVNELGTNAVKYGALSSSQGRVSINWDLKYDRETGQPSLRWAWQEVDGPQVVVPDKRGFGSVLIEKVLGADFGGNFELRYEPKGVSCVLEAPWVMSQ